The region ACAACTGGGTTTTATCCTAGAGAAACTGGTTTAGAAAGGAAGCAGAGGGAAGCAAAGGTGTCAGAATAATGGATAGCAAAGAATTTTTGTCTACAATAAATTGCGCTTCCTCATATATAAAGAAACTAGTTACCTAATGACATATTTCTTTAAGTCCACATTTTAAATACTGTTTGTACAaaccattttttccccttcatgaGTACTCACAGTCTAAGTTTCCTCAACAACAAAATATTTAGCATCCTGAAAAAACTGTAGAAAACTGGCAAactattaaaaaatcatattttatcaAACCATCTGTTTACCTAGTATAGAAGTTCTGCCACTTGCTGGTGATTCTACCTCTTGTATGGCACTAAGTTCATGTTGGTTCAAGTCCAATCCACCTTTAACTTTTGCTACAGGTGGTTTTGAGGATTTCCCACCCAGTTCTTTGTCCTGATGCTCCCCTATCAAGTCAAAGACAAAGTTAGGCACAATACAAATCTGTTAACGAAACAAACTTCTTCAACTGGCAAGTTGCAGGAGGTTAAAATAAAGAATCATCATCAGGACAATCAGTACTATAAAATGCAATTATCTTACCACTTTGCTTGGCATTACTATCTTCTGAAAGGAGCTGATTGTCATCACAGTTTCTCCTGCCTGCAGTACCAATGTTTTCCTGATTGTCTTTGGCTAGATCTTGGAGATGAACAAGGCAGTCTCTGAGCTTCTTAGTTTCAAAATCATTTTCAACTGTGGGCTTACTTGTCTGAAAAAGTAGACAGACGAGGGTGGGGATGACACAAAATGAAAGATCATGTGAAGAAGTCATTCGATTTGTATCTCCCTTCTTCAGTTAGAACCTCAACCACATCAACAGCTCCATCAACCACATTATTACAATTTTAtctatagaaaaaaatgagaagtacTTCTAATATTGAAAGGGTAATAATTCCACTGAAAAGTACAACCAGTCACAGCCTCGGACCTTACAAACAGCCTCCACTGCACCTTTCAATAAGAGATTATACTTGAGTATCCccctctgcttttcttttcccattcCTTTTCCTTAAACTGACCAGTAAATCCCCAGAACTCAAGTTCTCATGAACGCAACTCAAGCTTCTCCTGAGCATCAAAGGATTGTAGAATTCTGTTTAGGCTAACTCATAAATTTAGGAAGtggccttttaaaataaaatggacacaTTCATATATAGGAGAATATACTGTCTCCCATATAGAGAAACTATGAATAGTCATCTGAGTGACCACATCAGAGTCCTCTCAACAATTCAGTCACAAGCAGCCGGTCCGGCGGTCCATCAGCCTAAAAtcgcaccactttttttttttacagttatacttttatttatttatttatttattttttattttttaaaacatctttattgaagtataattgctttacaatggtgtgttagtttctgctttataacaaagtgaatcagttatacatatacatatgttcccatatctcttccctcttgcatctccctccctcccaccctccctatcccacccctctaggtggtcacaaagcacagagctgatcttccTGAATCGCACCACTTTTATAACAGATGTTAATACTGTCACTTATGGAAAAAGATGGTACTGATTTTGATTCTACAcaaatgtcaacacagtgctATACAGAAAGCACAAAGTCTGCCATTTGCCTAAGAGAAATTCTGCTAACTAGTTATTTTACAATTGAATCTTCTTGTGGTAAGCTCAAAATCCTTTATAACAAAACTTCAAAAGGCAACCTACATTTTCCATGATGTTTGAGTTTGGTTGTACCAAACCAGTGGCTGAAATTAGTTGGGCTTCAAATAACTATTAACTTCATAAACGCCATGCAAGGTGgatcaatttttaccttttaatttcCAGGTTAAGGTagaaaattaaagcacagttaAGGTCAAACCACTTATTCTCAATAACTAAGAACTTATTTCGACCTAGGATTAAAACAAATACTTAGCTTGTCTAAGTCGGGTTATTGTCGATGTTTAATTCTCAGATATTCGAGATTAATACATACCTGACTGTCTTTAAAGAAATCCTTCAAGGTCTCCTGATGTTTCTGAATGTGCTGCTGCAATGCTGTTTGTCTCTGTACAAGCAATTCTTCTTGGGCTTTTTGGCCATAATGCAGAACTTCTTTTTGTAGCTCCATCTGCTTCTGAAGTCCCAAATTATCTTGCTGAGCTAAGAGAGGTTGTGAAAAACTCAAAAATCTATCTTGAAGTCTTGGGCTCATAGAAGCACTTGAAGGAGCTGCATGTTCATTTTTGGCTGAATACGATTCACAAATGTTTTTAGATTTTACTTCAGCAAAAGGTAGTGGAATCAATGAATGCTCTCTTTCCTTGGGTAGAAACACAGAGGGAACAGGCTGCTCAGAAGAGCCACCTTCAATCAGCTCTGCTTGCTTGTTTAAAAGCACTTCTTCCTGAGCTTTTTCATTAAAACGCAGCACTTCTCTCTGTAAGCCCAACTGTGCTGACACATGCAGAAAAGCCTGGGATAAACTCAAAAGCCTATCCTGAGATCTTGGAATCTCAGGATGACTTGAGGAAACAGTACTGTCACTTCTGGTTGGAAGAGATTTTGGGATTCTTTCAGAGTCAGCAACAGGCAGTGTTACACGGGATAAGGATGAAGAGGTGCTGGTCTGCTCAGGTGAGACCCCTTTCTCCAATTTACTTAGTctttgcaaaagcagttcttcTCGGACTTCCTGGCTAGATTGAGTGGCTTTCCTCTGTACGTCTAACTGCTCTTGAAGTGCCTTCAAATCACCATGGAGAGGTTGGATAAAATGCTCAGATGACTTTTCCTCAAATTTATATTGTCTGGGCAAAACCAACTCTTTCTGGGTTTTCTCGCTACATGGAAGGGGACCTGTCTGTGTATACACGTGTTCCTGTTGAAATGTAATCGGATAATCTTGTTGAGATAAAACAGGCTGTGGTAAACCCAAAAGCCTATCAGGCAACCTTGGTATCTCAGAACGACTTGGGGAGACTATATTATCACCCTTAGTTGAACAAGGTTCTTGGATTCTACCAGCTTCACTAAGAGGTAATGGAGCAAAAGGACGCTGTACAACTAGGGGTAGGAAGGAAGAGGTGTCAACCTGCTCGGGAGATATTCTTCCCTTCCACTCACTCTGTTTATGCAAAAGTAATTCTTGCTGAGCTTCCTGTCTAGACTGAATGATGGCTTCCCTCTGTGTAGCTAACTGTTCTTGAAGTGCCTTCAAATTATCTTGTTGAGGCTGGATAAGCTGTGATATCTTCAAAAGTCTATCCTGCAATTCTGGGATCTGAAAATGGCCTGAAGGAATTCTACTCTCACTCTCTGCTGAAAGAGGTTCCCGGGTTGTAAGAGATTCAGCAGAAGgcaatgaaggaaaagaaagctgTGCTAACTGGGGTGTGAACGAGGGGCCAGTTTGTTCAGAAGATACATTCCCTTGGATTTTCTGGATAAACTGAAGggcctcctcttctgtgtctaaCCATTCTTGGTGTCCTTCCAAATTATCTTGTAGAGGTTGTATATGTCGTGAAAATCCCAGAAGTCTTTCCTGAAATCTTGGGATCTTCCAATGGCTTAAGGGAAATGTACTGTCACTCCTGAATGACATACAGTCCTGGAATTTTTCAGATTCAGCTCCCTGAGACAGAGATAAAGAGGTGCCAGTCTGTtcagaaggaatttttttttctaattcattttgtTTGTGTACAAATTCCTGAGTTTCTTGTTTAGCACCAAGTATTACCCTCTGAATGTGTGACTGACCTTCGAGTGTTGTTAGATTTTCCTGCTGTGTCAGGCTACGCTGTGGAAAACTAAGAGACTCATCCTGAAATGCTGGCATTACCAAATGACTTGAGGGAGTAACACTCTCCTTCTCAGAGAAATAAAAGTTCTGAATTCTTCTAGGCTCAGTTTTAGAAGAAGCTTGTGAAGCAACTGAACGTTGAGTGACCACTGGCAGGAATGAAGAACTCATCTGCACAGACTTATTAGAGTCTTCCAAATCCCTTTGTCTACGTAAAAGTAATTCTGCCTGGGCTTCATGCCTGGCCTGAAGAGCATCCCTCTGTGTAGTCAGCTGTTCTTGGAGCAACTTCAAACTATCATGCAAAGGTTGGAACTGCTGTAGGAAACTTGAAGACCCATCCTGAGATTTTGGGATTTCAGATTGGATTGAGAGAATTTCCTTCTCACTCTTAGATGAATACTGGTCCTGGATTTTTCCAGATTGAGTACCAGCAGAAGGTAGTGAAGTAAATGTATGCTGAGTTCCTTGAGATGGGACAGAAGGGGGCCCAGTCTGTTCAGCCCATACTCTTCCATCCAATTCACTCTGTTTACGTGCACATAATACTTCCTGGGCTTCCCGTCTAGCCTGAAAGCTGTCCCTCTGAATATTTAACTGTTCttggagaaatttaaaattaagccTATCCTGAAGTTGTGGGACCACAGGATGGCCTGAGGAAACTGTAGTCTCTttctgggttggagaagattcctGGATTCTCCCTGACTCAGCTTTGGCAGAAGGCAGTGAAGCAAACGAATCCAGAGGTACCAAAGGAAGGAATACAGAAAGGCCAGTTTGCTCTTCCAATTCTTTCTGTTTGCACAAAAGCAATTGTTCCTGAGCTTCCTGTCTTAACCGAAGAACTTCTTTCTGTAGGTCTAACTGTTTTTGGAGAGCCTTCAAATTACCTTGCTGGGCTATGATATTCTCTGAGAATGGCAAAGACTTATCCTGCGTTTGGCCAACTACAGAATGGCTTACAGAAACTACATTTTTGCTCCCAGTTGAAAAGCGTTCCTGGATTTTTCCAGACTCAACTTTAGTAGGCAGAGAACTAAAAGAATGCTCAGCTACCAATGGCAGGAATGAAGAAGGTTCAATTAACTTAGACGATATACTTTCACTGTTCTCTGAGAACATTTGCTGGGAGTCTAAAGTTTGAAAAGTTGTTGCCCCAGAGGTTTCAGCTCTTTCTCTAGCATCCTGTACTATCGGTGGCTTATCATGTGACAAAGCCCTTGAAAGTGTATGAGAGTCTTTAGGGACTAATTTATAGTCTCTCTGTTGTGTTTCAGTCTGTGAGAGTTGCTTTGGCTGTTCCTGTGATTCCAAAGCTTGCTCGGCTAAAACATCTGAAGTAACTAATGTTTCGGTTGTTTCTACCTGTCTTTGTGGAAAGCGATGTTGTCTTGGAACCTGAAAATCTTGCTCTAATTTGGAGATCTGTACGGGTTGCATAGGTTGTTTGTTAGGACTCAACTTGGGTCTCTGACCTTGATCCTCAAGTTCTGATGCAACAGCGGGTCTTTCAGATTTCTGTGGTGGTACCGATGTAACAGAACCAGGTATCAATGGTGTAGCTGACATGGATGGGTACTTTCCTTTTAACATAGTCTGATAGTCGAGTAATCGTTTCCTGGCTGTTTCAACAGACTGTTTGTGAAGCCtacccaaaacaaacaagcatTATTCTTTTTCGATTAAAAAAAATGCCCCACATTCTTAAGTGTTTATACATTAAATTCAATCTAGGGGTGGCCATAATCAAGGCAGAAATGGAACAATGTTATTAACATTGCTCTTTGAGAAATCTACATGCCATAGTTCTAAAGGGAATCCTGGTAAGACCTTCATATAAACCAAATAATAAAACCTGAAAATGTAGCCACACACTATCACATATAAATTGTACCCTAGCTAATACCTGTTTTGCTGTAAGAGCTGTTGTTGATAGTTACGAATCATCTGCCTGTGATTATCTTCATCAGAACTTATGGTGCATGATGCTGGTGCAGTGCCAACCTAATAAAAGACAAAGCTACTAACTAAAAGGCAAATCCAGAAATAAGTACTAAAGTACTTTACGTAAACTGACGTTCTATAATTGTAAACTTCcatatagctttattttttataaaagagaCTGCCATTTCCATTGTTAAGAAATGAAGTAATCTACCGCTCTCCTTTAGTGTCAAGCCCAAGAGCTCAACATACACGTTACATACAAGTCATGGTCACATATATTAGCACCCTCTAGAAACTGAAAGATGAAAGTCATTAGGTTTgtataaagttatttttacatatacattatttttttaaaaaattatcaaatacAAATTAGAAATGCACTTTACTTTTCTGAATGCTAAGATTGCCCACGCTTCTTTATCCCCCAACAATCTACGTAGGGATGAGATTTCCTGCATCGTACCCCAGTctgttgagttttttttcttttttcttcttccagctgAGCTCTGAAGCAATCAGTTTCTAATCTTAACTTCTGTTGTTCAATTTGTTCAAGTAATTCCAACTGTTTTTGCTTCTGTTCTTCTATTTCCATTATctaaataacaaaaatactatTGATTTATTAACAACAAACTCATGCCAAAGAAAAGTTTATATGCATtacaatgaaaagaaacaggTCTCATCACCAAGAGTACCAATTATCCAAGAAGAAAGTGGTGACGTTTTATCTGTTATTGCCACtgccagagggaggaaggaagcaagagacaggaaaatgggaaaggaggaaaagggagagaagtaaaaataaacatattaactATTTGTATTTCCTGGGAGCACAGGGAAACCTTGATCACCACTGAAGCACCACCTCCAGAGAAGTAGCAAATTCTGTGTTCACATCTTTAATTTTACCTTGTTCTCAGTAAGAATAATGCCTAAGAAATTAAATATTGAGAACGCTCACAACACTTTGATTTCTTAGGCATACTCATAAAAGGGTGCAGTTATCTACAAGCTAAATAAAAGTACAGTGAGCAACATTCAGTCTTTACTGTCAGGCattaaagagatggaaaataatgGCAGAGTGAagacaaataaactcaaaattataccaacatacacacacacataaacccaAGAACTAAAAACATGTGTTAAAGTAACTGTAAGATTCATGAGGACAGGGACTAGTCTGTCTGGTTGCCTGTTAAATCCAACACCTAGTAGCCCTTGAAACATATATAAGAAACATATACTGAATAAACAGAAAAGGGAATGTATGTGAAGTTTTATTAAGAGGAATACGTCTACTAGAGATAATGAAGAATGATcttgttttcaaaattaaaaatgtctcaATATGATATTACCTATTCTTAATCAGGCAATAGTGGCTACGGCTTAGTTCCTGTCTTCACCTTCCTTTCCTTCACTCATAGGAGCCACGgaatttaaaccatttacagtTTTGTAGTAACTCTAGAACTGCACTATCAATATAGTAGTCACTAGCTACATGtgactattaaaatttaaatcaacccaaaacaaataaaatttacaattcagtttctcagttgcACTACTCATACTTCAAGTATTCAATAGCCCATGTAGGTAGCAGTTACCATACTGAACATAGATATGGAACATTTGCATTACTGTAGAATATCTATTGGACAATACTGCTTTAGAATATTGATTAGAAAGCATTTATCTGAGACGAAATACTGGCTCATAGAATTGTCATCCCTCAGCTGCATTTTTATAAAAACTATGACTATAAACTGACTGGCTTAGTAACAATTAGCCTCTTTCGAGGTAATCTGTGTTAAGAAAATCTTTCATTAAAGTAGAAGGGACAAATATTACAGTTACAGaagttgaatttaaaatttttctttgaaatacaGTTTTTCAAAAAAACTTTTGGGATTACAAAGCCCAGATCAATGTTTAATATTATGACAGggactcatttattcaacaaatatttattgagtacttactatgtataAAGCATTGTACAAGAAACTATGTAGGataaattgactttttaaaaaagacagtctcggacttccctggtggtccagtggctaagactccatgcgtccactacagggggcacgggttgatccctggccggggaagttccacatgcccatggtgaggcaaaaaaaaaaaaaaaaaaaaaaaaaaaagacagtctctgcctttaaaaaactgataaatattATAGGGAAGATAAGATACATACCAGAGTATAAAATACAAAGCAGAATGCAATAAGGGTCAAATGAGCAGTACAAGTAAAGATGAAGTACCTTCTATCAAATGAATGTGTAAGACAAGGCAGAAGAAATGGTATCAAAAGTAGCCAGATGTTAAGACAAATTTTACTGGTCAAATAAAACTATAGTACATAGGGGGAAgaaagaaacctttaaaaataaaaatttcagggacttccctggtggtccagtggttaagactccgcactcccaatgcagggggcctgagttcgatccctgcttagggaactaagatcccacttacCTCAACtaagcctgagcactgcaactactgagcctgcgtactctagggcctgctcgccacaactagagaagcccacgcgccacaacgaagacccagtgcagccaaaataaattaaaaaataaaaataaaataaaataaaaatttcaaattaccTGTTTCTGCCTTGCTGCCATTCTAATTCTGGCTGCTTCTTCCTGAGGATGAAGTAGAACTGAACTCTGAGCTACAGCTGTGATAGGCTgagtctctttcatttctaagagAATCCCCAAAGCAATAATTAGTTTCAATAATTTAGAATTTGATACCACCGTAAagtcttttgttcatttattacaTGTAATTTTATTAGGAAAAAGATGTGAAGAATCAAGCAAGTTTAATTTGAGAATATGATAAAAAGAAATACCTTGTTCCTTTTCAGAGTCTGTATTGAATGAAAGTGGTTTATCTTCACTAGTAAGTGGTCCAGAGTCAACTGTTAGCGTGTCACTTTCAACAACTGTAATAGATACATCATTATGAACATATTATCGCTGTCAAACTTAAATCTGACAAATGTAACAAAAATCTACATTCAGATTGACACTGGTCCACCTGAATGTCTTATTTAGTTAAGATCCAGCCACCTTCCAGAGACCACATATTTTATCCAATAAATTCTAGCCTAATACAAAAAGACCTAAGactaaaattataaacaaaaaagaaaaaacgaagGAGAACTGACTTAAAAGGTAGGCTGACAGAGTTTCAAACACAATGGGACAGCATAAAAAGAGCAGAGTAAGCAAGGCACCAACgtgtaaaaagagaagaaatttaaaTGTATCTTTCACATACTTAGTTATtaggatttttattatttatgaatcCAGAGCAGAGAAGGAAGTTAAAGCAGTATACTTTGATCACATCAGGGTAGCCAGAAACTGAACGGAGCATTCAGTCACCTCATTCGTTCAGCACCTACTTATGTGCTGTATGCACATTTACCACGGTCAACAAGAAAAGGCCTCAAAGGAGGTAGGTGGGGGACAGAACATTATATAATTatcctagaaaaaaattataaaattagaaacgGTGCTAAGTACTATATAAGAAAAAAGGGGGCTTATACAATAGAGTATTTCAGAGGAATCTGAATTAGACTAGGAACTCAGATGAGATTTCTCTTAGGAAATGGCATTTAAGTGGACATTTGAAAGGTAAGGAGGAATCAAACAGGTAAAGAGTGTGGGGATGTACAGGAGACCTTTCCAGATAGATCAACAGGTATTAAGACCCTGTGAGGAGTGAAAAACTTGGCTCagacaaggggaagaatgaagccagatgaggctagagaaagCCTACTCACACAGGGCCTTGTCCAAAATAACTTGGTTATGGATTAAAGATGAAAGTGTCCCTTTGTATTAAATGCCAACACCatactctctctccttcttctcactCCTTTTTACTGCCTTTGCTGCTTGCCCCTTCTCTAGCCATCTTCTAAATGATGCAGTCCCTTCAGATGGTCTTATAAGCCCttttctcactgaattctttcccctAAAGAATTCTTCCATGCCCATGTGCTTGAATATCATATGTATATCTGACTTCCAAACTTACCTCTCTTTGCTTTAGGCTAGtcaattaattcaacaaatattaactgagcACCTTTTATGTATAAGGCACTAGTCTAGGCTCTGGGggtacagcaatgaacaaaatcaAGCCCTATATTCCA is a window of Eschrichtius robustus isolate mEscRob2 chromosome 11, mEscRob2.pri, whole genome shotgun sequence DNA encoding:
- the CEP295 gene encoding centrosomal protein of 295 kDa isoform X5, with amino-acid sequence MKMKRKVVNATGKLRLSPNEEAFILKEDYERRRKLRLLQVRQQERDIALQIREDIKQRRNQQLTRLAEELRTEWEESQTQKIKNLEKLYLASLRNMGEGHQQAKENEPDLNALAHRAAERKKKAEMRHKEALKVQKNQKEMLMKQKTWHIKARKEALLAEKERSAKITSLPPPPPTLFENIEVKKTSNVKTNSSTYHHLYTFVNREVDTKQPDPHLAAKEEAKRLEELQKQAAEERMEQCEKAHARGFQAMKKIHLAQNQEKLMKELKQLQQEDLARRRQMVARMPPQLVELPYKRSEMKDDWQRELEFAFEDMYNADRKMKGNLILHLEPEPLPTVTDQIQDEELDLSMEQEISGETENIPVTEAETICSSEADVPLAMKTHQIPSKILFKKLLNKIRNQKSLWTIKSMSEDESEMKTTVSETESKALTVESGATVSEDRTVSSGQKQVVESDTLTVDSGPLTSEDKPLSFNTDSEKEQEMKETQPITAVAQSSVLLHPQEEAARIRMAARQKQIMEIEEQKQKQLELLEQIEQQKLRLETDCFRAQLEEEKRKKTQQTGVGTAPASCTISSDEDNHRQMIRNYQQQLLQQNRLHKQSVETARKRLLDYQTMLKGKYPSMSATPLIPGSVTSVPPQKSERPAVASELEDQGQRPKLSPNKQPMQPVQISKLEQDFQVPRQHRFPQRQVETTETLVTSDVLAEQALESQEQPKQLSQTETQQRDYKLVPKDSHTLSRALSHDKPPIVQDARERAETSGATTFQTLDSQQMFSENSESISSKLIEPSSFLPLVAEHSFSSLPTKVESGKIQERFSTGSKNVVSVSHSVVGQTQDKSLPFSENIIAQQGNLKALQKQLDLQKEVLRLRQEAQEQLLLCKQKELEEQTGLSVFLPLVPLDSFASLPSAKAESGRIQESSPTQKETTVSSGHPVVPQLQDRLNFKFLQEQLNIQRDSFQARREAQEVLCARKQSELDGRVWAEQTGPPSVPSQGTQHTFTSLPSAGTQSGKIQDQYSSKSEKEILSIQSEIPKSQDGSSSFLQQFQPLHDSLKLLQEQLTTQRDALQARHEAQAELLLRRQRDLEDSNKSVQMSSSFLPVVTQRSVASQASSKTEPRRIQNFYFSEKESVTPSSHLVMPAFQDESLSFPQRSLTQQENLTTLEGQSHIQRVILGAKQETQEFVHKQNELEKKIPSEQTGTSLSLSQGAESEKFQDCMSFRSDSTFPLSHWKIPRFQERLLGFSRHIQPLQDNLEGHQEWLDTEEEALQFIQKIQGNVSSEQTGPSFTPQLAQLSFPSLPSAESLTTREPLSAESESRIPSGHFQIPELQDRLLKISQLIQPQQDNLKALQEQLATQREAIIQSRQEAQQELLLHKQSEWKGRISPEQVDTSSFLPLVVQRPFAPLPLSEAGRIQEPCSTKGDNIVSPSRSEIPRLPDRLLGLPQPVLSQQDYPITFQQEHVYTQTGPLPCSEKTQKELVLPRQYKFEEKSSEHFIQPLHGDLKALQEQLDVQRKATQSSQEVREELLLQRLSKLEKGVSPEQTSTSSSLSRVTLPVADSERIPKSLPTRSDSTVSSSHPEIPRSQDRLLSLSQAFLHVSAQLGLQREVLRFNEKAQEEVLLNKQAELIEGGSSEQPVPSVFLPKEREHSLIPLPFAEVKSKNICESYSAKNEHAAPSSASMSPRLQDRFLSFSQPLLAQQDNLGLQKQMELQKEVLHYGQKAQEELLVQRQTALQQHIQKHQETLKDFFKDSQTSKPTVENDFETKKLRDCLVHLQDLAKDNQENIGTAGRRNCDDNQLLSEDSNAKQSGEHQDKELGGKSSKPPVAKVKGGLDLNQHELSAIQEVESPASGRTSILGKPDFYQDRDPLRVSVSREQSFLGSPLGCDPFGHLHPVAQENICGDDSDKAVKVSEAVVENHAVLSYSVEEEDHTYLGPDVKPDDKAETQEIYHEPLSSITVSTGSFLSYENTDLSLTESFSELVDQREQESPTSKEEETNVLSSVVPSTQVIYQRQDPQDAHKPLLPAVETFTSGQTHIQQMIDKYINEANLMTEKTDLWVDFDFPELEQSFPNLHRQLFKPLEPHPDFDSSSSFSGISQDSKDFYQRFPVVFHQRSDSSCESLCSSLPPKSTASFTALRTSLNQPDPNWARDEAQSFATETVIEGSEQSFQQLLPEFSSQEGSQHADLPSIFSTEARDSSQGAENQNYSSEQNEILQNKQESVPFQLSVGNLQSSVFSSSGEANVFHQLNLQHSTPCGSTSSECSIKDQPEGRKERLGFEELSERGVGTVLQGQGLTDDKETCGVLNINPQLCVRTSIQTPYSVTVQNEKRLEDSTTAETPTIVGNQTQLAQSELFVNSGSFSLQNSIPIWETECGHGIMEEPELTLISNSDISIAEVDFANLTLEEKRENEAKSCFQVSEFLPLLSETQNSDCPAASEHSVEKPPAVCAETLSKFTATPGSLQEAFIKRKKAFMERSSQRQKEIRNKIRVSGSSQTKIVKEKPTGILSTSVFKENLALHIY
- the CEP295 gene encoding centrosomal protein of 295 kDa isoform X7, encoding MEQCEKAHARGFQAMKKIHLAQNQEKLMKELKQLQQEDLARRRQMVARMPPQLVELPYKRSEMKDDWQRELEFAFEDMYNADRKMKGNLILHLEPEPLPTVTDQIQDEELDLSMEQEISGETENIPVTEAETICSSEADVPLAMKTHQIPSKILFKKLLNKIRNQKSLWTIKSMSEDESEMKTTVSETESKALTVESGATVSEDRTVSSGQKQVVESDTLTVDSGPLTSEDKPLSFNTDSEKEQEMKETQPITAVAQSSVLLHPQEEAARIRMAARQKQIMEIEEQKQKQLELLEQIEQQKLRLETDCFRAQLEEEKRKKTQQTGVGTAPASCTISSDEDNHRQMIRNYQQQLLQQNRLHKQSVETARKRLLDYQTMLKGKYPSMSATPLIPGSVTSVPPQKSERPAVASELEDQGQRPKLSPNKQPMQPVQISKLEQDFQVPRQHRFPQRQVETTETLVTSDVLAEQALESQEQPKQLSQTETQQRDYKLVPKDSHTLSRALSHDKPPIVQDARERAETSGATTFQTLDSQQMFSENSESISSKLIEPSSFLPLVAEHSFSSLPTKVESGKIQERFSTGSKNVVSVSHSVVGQTQDKSLPFSENIIAQQGNLKALQKQLDLQKEVLRLRQEAQEQLLLCKQKELEEQTGLSVFLPLVPLDSFASLPSAKAESGRIQESSPTQKETTVSSGHPVVPQLQDRLNFKFLQEQLNIQRDSFQARREAQEVLCARKQSELDGRVWAEQTGPPSVPSQGTQHTFTSLPSAGTQSGKIQDQYSSKSEKEILSIQSEIPKSQDGSSSFLQQFQPLHDSLKLLQEQLTTQRDALQARHEAQAELLLRRQRDLEDSNKSVQMSSSFLPVVTQRSVASQASSKTEPRRIQNFYFSEKESVTPSSHLVMPAFQDESLSFPQRSLTQQENLTTLEGQSHIQRVILGAKQETQEFVHKQNELEKKIPSEQTGTSLSLSQGAESEKFQDCMSFRSDSTFPLSHWKIPRFQERLLGFSRHIQPLQDNLEGHQEWLDTEEEALQFIQKIQGNVSSEQTGPSFTPQLAQLSFPSLPSAESLTTREPLSAESESRIPSGHFQIPELQDRLLKISQLIQPQQDNLKALQEQLATQREAIIQSRQEAQQELLLHKQSEWKGRISPEQVDTSSFLPLVVQRPFAPLPLSEAGRIQEPCSTKGDNIVSPSRSEIPRLPDRLLGLPQPVLSQQDYPITFQQEHVYTQTGPLPCSEKTQKELVLPRQYKFEEKSSEHFIQPLHGDLKALQEQLDVQRKATQSSQEVREELLLQRLSKLEKGVSPEQTSTSSSLSRVTLPVADSERIPKSLPTRSDSTVSSSHPEIPRSQDRLLSLSQAFLHVSAQLGLQREVLRFNEKAQEEVLLNKQAELIEGGSSEQPVPSVFLPKEREHSLIPLPFAEVKSKNICESYSAKNEHAAPSSASMSPRLQDRFLSFSQPLLAQQDNLGLQKQMELQKEVLHYGQKAQEELLVQRQTALQQHIQKHQETLKDFFKDSQTSKPTVENDFETKKLRDCLVHLQDLAKDNQENIGTAGRRNCDDNQLLSEDSNAKQSGEHQDKELGGKSSKPPVAKVKGGLDLNQHELSAIQEVESPASGRTSILGKPDFYQDRDPLRVSVSREQSFLGSPLGCDPFGHLHPVAQENICGDDSDKAVKVSEAVVENHAVLSYSVEEEDHTYLGPDVKPDDKAETQEIYHEPLSSITVSTGSFLSYENTDLSLTESFSELVDQREQESPTSKEEETNVLSSVVPSTQVIYQRQDPQDAHKPLLPAVETFTSGQTHIQQMIDKYINEANLMTEKTDLWVDFDFPELEQSFPNLHRQLFKPLEPHPDFDSSSSFSGISQDSKDFYQRFPVVFHQRSDSSCESLCSSLPPKSTASFTALRTSLNQPDPNWARDEAQSFATETVIEGSEQSFQQLLPEFSSQEGSQHADLPSIFSTEARDSSQGAENQNYSSEQNEILQNKQESVPFQLSVGNLQSSVFSSSGEANVFHQLNLQHSTPCGSTSSECSIKDQPEGRKERLGFEELSERGVGTVLQGQGLTDDKETCGVLNINPQLCVRTSIQTPYSVTVQNEKRLEDSTTAETPTIVGNQTQLAQSELFVNSGSFSLQNSIPIWETECGHGIMEEPELTLISNSDISIAEVDFANLTLEEKRENEAKSCFQVSEFLPLLSETQNSDCPAASEHSVEKPPAVCAETLSKFTATPGSLQEAFIKRKKAFMERSSQRQKEIRNKIRVSGSSQTKIVKEKPTGSFVSHLKGVNKVRVSLPEDRKTAQAHMHQRALRLYHQLPEVKKQKEEKAKQDAYAQNRARAKEFHKVSSPRPQFFMSKAHQNCN